From a region of the Ignisphaera sp. genome:
- a CDS encoding L-threonylcarbamoyladenylate synthase yields MVKTRVFRIDPLNPDEEILKQCCKEITGRSTTVVFPTETVYGLGAYVFDVHAIKKIFTIKERPIDNPLIIHISKFDHLYEVTGDAPNNFKDIAKKLWPGPITFILRKRKEVPHEISGGLPTVAVRMPAHPVPLRLIDCIGPLAAPSANISGRPSPTIPHHVYVDMFGRADIIIDAGETFLGVESTIVDLTTDPPKLLRPGSLPVEKLKEILGKDIVVPNFAKGLGESDIALAPGTRYRHYAPKTPIVVVESSDYRDLKEYTNSVVEVVRNYSTHRYVIVASRETAKEYEALELNTVVIGSRYNLYEIAKNLFKVLRDVDRMGVDIAIVEGFPEIGIGLAIMNRLRKASRFNIVKV; encoded by the coding sequence ATGGTCAAAACAAGAGTATTCAGAATAGATCCACTAAACCCCGATGAAGAGATATTGAAGCAGTGTTGTAAAGAAATTACGGGTAGAAGCACTACAGTTGTATTCCCCACCGAAACTGTCTACGGATTAGGAGCATATGTGTTCGATGTCCATGCCATCAAGAAAATATTCACCATAAAAGAGAGACCTATAGATAATCCATTAATTATTCATATATCTAAATTCGATCATTTATATGAAGTAACTGGGGATGCCCCAAATAACTTTAAAGATATAGCGAAAAAGCTTTGGCCAGGACCCATAACATTTATACTGAGAAAACGTAAAGAGGTTCCTCATGAGATCTCTGGAGGACTACCTACGGTTGCTGTTAGAATGCCTGCTCATCCTGTACCATTGAGACTTATAGATTGTATTGGTCCTCTCGCTGCTCCTAGTGCTAACATATCTGGTAGACCTAGTCCTACTATACCCCATCATGTCTATGTAGATATGTTTGGTAGAGCTGACATAATCATTGACGCTGGTGAGACATTTCTTGGTGTAGAATCAACTATAGTGGATCTAACAACAGATCCACCTAAACTTTTGAGACCAGGATCTCTACCCGTTGAAAAGTTGAAAGAAATTTTAGGGAAGGATATTGTAGTACCGAATTTTGCGAAAGGTTTGGGTGAAAGCGATATTGCTCTTGCTCCCGGTACTAGATACAGACACTATGCTCCAAAAACGCCTATTGTTGTTGTTGAATCATCAGATTACCGTGATCTGAAAGAGTACACCAATAGCGTTGTCGAGGTTGTTAGAAATTACTCAACTCATAGATATGTTATTGTTGCTAGTAGAGAAACTGCTAAAGAGTACGAAGCTCTGGAACTAAATACAGTAGTTATAGGATCTAGATACAATCTATATGAGATTGCTAAGAATTTGTTTAAGGTACTTAGAGATGTTGATAGAATGGGTGTAGATATAGCTATTGTTGAAGGATTTCCAGAAATTGGCATAGGTTTAGCGATAATGAATAGACTTAGAAAAGCTTCTCGATTCAATATAGTGAAGGTTTAG
- the ppcA gene encoding phosphoenolpyruvate carboxylase, with protein sequence MYIPKLLCTQHPDATAKITTQQEVDEALQGYTMYSCDEVMSDYEGKLTPYAQPKDIVLRSYELEIPIGEKFFVTPRIPNPSLEDFDRVDLSIEAGLIANYYSYKIMNVQAVRWFILPMVEDRNVVRFVQRLIIMKEKVLSEEVNTQMFPVQLIPLIEETHKHMVVHDYVSTIMTVLNEFDAEINILRVFLGKSDAAVRSGHIASSLSLIYALSELEKLAKEYAIEIKPIIGMGVPPFRGALNNPELVEYEVQRYRGFSTATIQSAIRHDIPYRDYIVVKNAILANIDTKPKSIPLSSDIINFVDQATKLYRRLVSKYCDIIQKLANNVPGTRERISWRNYGRLLPLQNEALSVPRAIVYTSTWYATGIPPTYLDAEFIIEMYKQDKLDEILKLVPYLDKEWLYDSKFYVRGIAVKRLDEDIVKKIDEALDIMGVKPEPIDTYKSLLMLNPVELHIIALGRIRGFLG encoded by the coding sequence TTGTATATTCCTAAGTTATTGTGCACTCAACATCCAGACGCTACTGCAAAGATTACTACCCAACAGGAAGTTGATGAAGCTCTACAGGGATACACCATGTATAGTTGCGATGAGGTTATGAGCGATTATGAAGGAAAGTTAACACCATATGCTCAGCCTAAAGATATTGTTCTTAGATCTTATGAGCTCGAAATCCCTATAGGAGAGAAGTTCTTTGTAACGCCTAGGATACCCAATCCTTCGCTAGAAGATTTTGATAGAGTTGATCTATCAATAGAAGCAGGTCTTATAGCGAACTACTATTCCTATAAAATAATGAATGTTCAGGCTGTCAGATGGTTCATTTTGCCGATGGTTGAGGACCGTAATGTTGTTAGATTTGTGCAGAGATTAATAATAATGAAAGAGAAAGTGTTAAGCGAAGAAGTTAATACCCAGATGTTTCCCGTACAACTTATACCTCTTATTGAGGAAACCCATAAACATATGGTTGTACATGACTATGTTTCCACAATTATGACTGTACTCAATGAATTTGATGCCGAGATAAACATATTAAGAGTATTTCTAGGTAAAAGTGATGCTGCTGTAAGAAGTGGTCATATAGCTTCCTCTCTATCGCTTATCTATGCATTAAGTGAGCTTGAAAAGTTAGCCAAAGAATATGCTATAGAGATAAAACCAATTATAGGTATGGGTGTACCACCATTTAGAGGAGCCCTAAATAATCCAGAATTAGTTGAATATGAGGTTCAACGCTATAGAGGATTTTCTACTGCAACTATACAATCAGCCATAAGGCACGATATACCTTACAGAGACTATATTGTTGTAAAGAATGCAATACTAGCAAATATAGATACGAAACCAAAGTCTATACCTCTATCTTCAGATATTATAAACTTCGTAGATCAAGCTACTAAACTCTATAGGAGGTTAGTGTCTAAGTATTGCGATATTATACAGAAGTTAGCAAATAATGTCCCAGGAACTAGAGAGAGAATATCTTGGAGAAATTATGGAAGACTACTTCCACTTCAAAATGAGGCACTCTCAGTTCCTCGTGCAATAGTCTACACATCAACTTGGTATGCAACCGGAATACCACCGACATATCTTGATGCAGAATTCATAATAGAGATGTATAAACAGGATAAACTTGACGAAATTCTCAAACTAGTTCCCTACCTAGATAAGGAATGGCTCTATGACTCTAAATTCTATGTCCGTGGGATAGCTGTAAAGAGACTCGATGAAGATATCGTTAAGAAGATTGACGAAGCGCTAGACATAATGGGTGTAAAGCCTGAACCTATAGATACTTACAAATCTCTTCTAATGCTCAATCCAGTTGAGCTACACATAATAGCATTAGGTAGGATAAGAGGATTTTTGGGATAA
- the thrC gene encoding threonine synthase, translating to MYRVVKEEVFLRCTKCGHEYAPLPRLFMCPKCGSLLDVVINNVKFEWNKAKIRRFGVWRYRELLPIRDDVEPVTMCEGGTPLIKALNLYERKHVAIPNTYIKFEGANPTGSFKDRGMTVGVTIAKYVNVDGVVVASTGNTAASAAAYAARAGLRCIVVLPKGSVAKGKIAQALLHGAEIKEVEGSFDNALEEVFESIADGEFKNMYPLNSYNPWRLEGQKTIAYEIVDELGKVPDYVIVPVGNAGNISAIWKGFKELYSFGYIDKLPKMIGVQAEGAAPLASAWRERLSEPLYVDKPNTIASAIRIGRPINWPKAFKAVKESHGFFIDVSDEEIINAMKLLARVEGLGVEPASAASLAGLMKCEKEGGIDRDSLVVLIATGHALKDPDTIIGKIVV from the coding sequence ATGTATAGAGTTGTAAAAGAGGAAGTATTTCTAAGATGTACCAAATGTGGACATGAATATGCACCGCTTCCCAGATTATTTATGTGCCCTAAATGTGGTTCATTATTAGATGTTGTCATTAATAATGTGAAGTTTGAATGGAACAAGGCTAAGATTAGGCGATTCGGTGTATGGAGATACAGAGAGTTATTACCCATAAGAGATGATGTAGAACCTGTAACAATGTGTGAGGGAGGTACACCATTAATTAAGGCTTTAAACCTATATGAGAGAAAACACGTAGCTATACCTAACACCTATATAAAATTTGAAGGAGCTAACCCCACAGGTAGTTTTAAGGATCGTGGAATGACTGTAGGAGTAACTATAGCGAAATACGTAAATGTTGATGGTGTAGTAGTAGCAAGTACAGGAAATACAGCCGCTTCAGCAGCTGCTTATGCAGCTAGAGCTGGACTTAGGTGTATTGTAGTTCTACCTAAAGGATCTGTTGCTAAAGGTAAAATAGCTCAAGCTCTTCTACATGGTGCCGAGATCAAAGAGGTAGAGGGATCATTCGATAACGCTCTTGAAGAAGTATTTGAATCTATTGCAGATGGCGAGTTTAAGAATATGTATCCACTAAATTCCTATAATCCATGGCGTCTAGAGGGACAAAAAACAATAGCCTACGAGATAGTAGATGAACTTGGAAAGGTACCAGATTATGTGATAGTACCGGTTGGTAATGCAGGAAATATTTCAGCCATATGGAAAGGATTCAAAGAGCTCTATAGCTTTGGTTACATAGACAAACTTCCTAAGATGATAGGGGTTCAAGCGGAAGGAGCAGCACCACTAGCATCAGCATGGAGAGAAAGACTTTCTGAACCTCTGTATGTGGATAAACCAAATACTATCGCCTCGGCCATAAGAATCGGGAGACCAATCAATTGGCCTAAGGCATTCAAAGCCGTTAAAGAGTCTCACGGTTTCTTCATTGACGTTAGCGATGAAGAAATAATTAACGCAATGAAACTATTGGCTAGAGTTGAAGGACTAGGGGTAGAACCTGCAAGTGCAGCATCCTTAGCTGGGCTGATGAAATGCGAGAAAGAGGGTGGAATTGATAGGGATAGTCTTGTGGTACTTATAGCGACAGGTCATGCGTTAAAGGATCCTGACACAATTATAGGTAAGATAGTTGTATAG
- a CDS encoding isocitrate/isopropylmalate dehydrogenase family protein: MAKRYKIGVIRGDGIGPEIIDSTLEVLQHLNPGIDFVEISAGYEYYKKTGKAVEDTFFDTIRNLDAVLKGPLYTPPHDPNFKSVNILIRKELDLYANIRPFKSFRGVSQKVFNIVIFRENTEGEYVGIEGMFNNIAISLRIISEKGSRRICDLAFRYAKLLGFKKVSVVHKANILKVSDGLFRRIFFDVAKNYPDIAANEIIVDTAAYMLVKNPEDLQILVTPNLYGDILSDLVGGLMGSLGLCGSALIGDTIGVFEPIHGVAMDIASKGIANPVGAMMAAKMMLEYLAQRYSDSTLIEKTRALENSIYTVIEDKKIWTPDLGGNYKTRDVAKAVTEELNKILYASLR, translated from the coding sequence ATGGCAAAGAGGTACAAGATAGGTGTTATTAGAGGCGATGGAATAGGTCCCGAAATAATTGATTCGACATTAGAAGTTCTTCAGCACCTTAATCCAGGTATAGATTTTGTAGAGATTTCTGCAGGATACGAATACTATAAGAAAACAGGTAAAGCAGTAGAAGATACATTCTTTGATACTATTAGAAATCTTGATGCAGTTTTGAAGGGTCCTCTCTACACACCTCCTCATGACCCTAATTTCAAGAGTGTAAATATACTTATTAGGAAAGAGCTAGATCTCTATGCAAATATACGTCCTTTCAAGAGTTTTCGTGGTGTTTCTCAGAAAGTGTTCAATATAGTTATCTTTAGGGAGAATACCGAAGGTGAATACGTAGGTATAGAGGGCATGTTTAACAATATAGCAATCTCATTAAGAATCATAAGTGAGAAGGGGTCTAGAAGGATATGTGATCTAGCTTTTAGATACGCAAAACTTCTTGGATTTAAGAAGGTATCAGTAGTGCATAAAGCAAATATACTTAAGGTAAGTGATGGACTATTTAGGAGGATATTCTTTGATGTTGCTAAGAATTATCCAGATATAGCGGCTAATGAGATTATAGTTGATACTGCGGCTTACATGCTTGTCAAAAATCCTGAAGATCTACAGATTCTCGTTACACCCAACCTTTATGGCGATATACTTTCAGACCTAGTTGGAGGACTTATGGGAAGCCTAGGTCTATGCGGATCAGCGTTAATAGGTGATACAATAGGTGTTTTTGAGCCTATACATGGTGTCGCTATGGATATAGCTAGTAAAGGTATAGCTAATCCCGTAGGAGCGATGATGGCTGCTAAAATGATGCTTGAGTACCTAGCTCAAAGATACAGCGATTCAACCCTTATTGAAAAGACTAGAGCATTAGAGAACTCTATCTATACCGTTATAGAGGATAAAAAGATTTGGACACCTGATCTCGGGGGAAACTATAAAACGAGAGATGTAGCTAAAGCGGTAACAGAAGAACTAAACAAAATTTTGTATGCTTCACTTAGATAA
- a CDS encoding 3-isopropylmalate dehydratase, with protein MVNLIIRGRCWKLGDNISTDHIISGKYKFSAIDKIEAMVPHVLEEVIPEFYKKVSKGDIIVAGRNFGKGSSREQAPRLLKIVGVAAIVAKSFAHIFYRNSINIGLPVIVAQKIPDVTETGDIVEIDISKGVVKNLTKDIEELIAPFPGELAVIVEAGGIIEHIKRYGGPPWQRGTR; from the coding sequence GTGGTAAACTTGATTATAAGAGGCAGATGTTGGAAATTAGGTGACAATATAAGTACAGACCATATAATATCGGGTAAATATAAGTTTAGTGCTATTGATAAAATAGAGGCTATGGTTCCACACGTTCTCGAGGAAGTTATTCCAGAATTCTACAAAAAAGTCAGTAAGGGAGATATAATAGTTGCTGGAAGAAATTTTGGGAAAGGATCAAGCAGAGAACAAGCTCCAAGGCTTCTGAAGATCGTTGGTGTGGCAGCCATAGTTGCAAAAAGTTTTGCTCATATATTCTACAGAAACTCAATAAATATAGGACTACCCGTTATTGTTGCACAAAAAATACCTGACGTTACTGAGACAGGAGATATTGTGGAGATAGATATTAGTAAAGGTGTGGTAAAGAACTTAACTAAAGATATTGAAGAATTGATAGCTCCTTTTCCAGGAGAACTAGCTGTTATAGTTGAAGCGGGAGGCATTATAGAGCACATTAAGAGATATGGCGGTCCTCCATGGCAAAGAGGTACAAGATAG
- a CDS encoding 3-isopropylmalate dehydratase large subunit: MGLIDVLLSRVVGKDVVPGDITVVDVDVIYAQDGTAPLVIDVIERELGIDKLLASDRTFFFIDHSSPAPHVSAATVHKEMRKFGKKHGVRVYDVGSGICHQVVVDEGIVRPGMIVMGADSHTPTVGALGLFALGVGSTDAAIATAYGKQWVRVPPTMKIVLVGVPQIGVMSKDIILSVIGEFGTDGMIGKAVEFHGDTLRHLSMDARLTLTNMCTEMSAESAVIPVDDVTNAWLKERNITHYRFIDYDSKRSNFIDEAIFEVDKIEPVVAAPPDVDNVVTVNEVGNVEIDQVFVGSCTNGRLEDMEIVARILNKRKVHRNVRCIVSPASRRVYIEALKRGYIDIIVEAGCVIAPPTCGPCVGAHMGILGEDEIAVSTTNRNFPGRMGHKNSKVYLSSPAVAVASAIEGKIADPRKYLS, translated from the coding sequence TTGGGTCTAATAGATGTACTCCTATCTAGAGTAGTAGGTAAAGATGTTGTACCAGGAGACATAACAGTAGTTGACGTAGATGTCATATATGCTCAAGATGGTACAGCACCATTAGTTATAGATGTTATAGAAAGAGAACTCGGTATTGATAAGCTTTTGGCTTCAGATAGAACATTCTTCTTTATAGATCACTCATCACCAGCGCCTCATGTATCTGCAGCTACTGTTCATAAGGAGATGAGGAAATTTGGTAAAAAACATGGTGTACGTGTATATGATGTAGGTAGTGGGATATGTCATCAGGTTGTTGTTGATGAAGGTATTGTAAGACCCGGTATGATTGTTATGGGGGCAGATAGCCATACACCTACCGTAGGTGCTCTAGGTCTTTTCGCGCTTGGAGTTGGAAGTACTGATGCAGCTATAGCTACAGCCTATGGGAAGCAATGGGTAAGGGTTCCACCAACAATGAAGATAGTTTTGGTGGGGGTTCCCCAAATAGGTGTGATGTCTAAAGACATAATACTTAGTGTCATAGGTGAATTTGGTACAGATGGAATGATAGGTAAAGCTGTAGAATTCCATGGTGATACACTTAGACATCTATCTATGGATGCTAGACTCACACTAACCAATATGTGTACAGAAATGAGTGCGGAATCTGCTGTTATACCTGTTGATGATGTAACTAACGCTTGGCTTAAGGAGAGAAATATAACGCATTACAGGTTCATAGACTATGATTCAAAGAGATCGAATTTCATTGATGAGGCTATATTCGAGGTAGATAAGATAGAGCCTGTTGTAGCAGCACCACCAGATGTAGATAATGTTGTTACAGTAAATGAAGTTGGTAATGTTGAAATAGATCAAGTGTTCGTAGGATCTTGTACTAATGGTAGGCTTGAAGATATGGAAATAGTTGCCCGAATACTAAATAAGAGAAAGGTCCATAGAAACGTTAGATGTATTGTTTCACCAGCTTCACGAAGAGTATATATAGAGGCTCTTAAAAGAGGATACATAGATATTATCGTTGAAGCTGGATGTGTCATAGCACCACCTACATGTGGACCTTGTGTAGGAGCCCACATGGGGATATTAGGTGAAGATGAGATAGCAGTATCAACAACAAATAGAAACTTTCCTGGAAGAATGGGGCACAAGAACAGCAAAGTCTATTTATCATCACCAGCAGTAGCTGTAGCTTCAGCTATCGAAGGAAAGATAGCTGACCCTAGGAAATATCTTTCTTAG
- a CDS encoding 2-isopropylmalate synthase, translated as MDSTYNNGVFFRDIYPFHDVPHVGRIDDREVTENLSKIHLTDTTLRDGQQGWRMFSIEECEKIYELLVDIGRAIISTEVFLYTDKDREAAKRLISYGYEYPKVIGWIRATHSDLQLVVDAGLDETVMLTSISDYHIRYKFGVTREEAIKKYLEVIEKALSRGIAVRASLEDITRADIHGVVIPFIKKLLELSERYGVPVKIKLPDTLGLGLPFYEVSLPRSIPRIVKTIRSLGIPQEYIEFHAHNDLGLAVANQIAAWMYGAAAANCTIFGIGERSGNCPLEIMTIHYAGIKGSQDINLRAISKIPEVFEKMGYRAVDHYPILGKNAFRTKAGIHVDGLMKNPEVYLPFDPIKILGIPYSVSITPYAGRSAIVLWMRNYLGCNGISKDDPRVIETYNDIVDYFNKSGRTEPLTDEEVEKFVKKHFPELFK; from the coding sequence ATGGATAGCACATATAACAATGGGGTATTTTTTAGAGATATATATCCATTTCATGATGTCCCACACGTAGGTCGTATAGATGATCGTGAAGTAACTGAAAACCTTAGCAAGATACATTTAACAGATACAACATTGAGGGACGGTCAGCAAGGATGGAGGATGTTTAGTATAGAAGAATGTGAGAAAATATACGAACTTTTAGTAGATATCGGCAGAGCTATAATAAGTACCGAAGTATTTCTGTATACTGATAAGGATAGAGAAGCTGCCAAAAGGTTAATTAGTTACGGCTATGAGTATCCTAAGGTGATAGGCTGGATTAGGGCTACACATTCTGATTTACAACTAGTTGTAGACGCAGGTTTAGATGAAACGGTAATGCTCACATCTATATCAGATTACCACATAAGATACAAGTTTGGTGTAACACGTGAGGAAGCTATTAAGAAGTATCTAGAGGTTATTGAGAAGGCTCTAAGCCGTGGAATAGCTGTAAGAGCATCTCTTGAGGATATAACTAGAGCCGATATCCATGGGGTTGTCATTCCTTTTATTAAAAAACTGTTAGAGCTTAGTGAAAGATATGGAGTTCCCGTAAAAATAAAGTTACCAGATACCCTCGGATTAGGGCTACCTTTCTATGAAGTGTCATTGCCGAGAAGCATACCGAGGATAGTGAAGACTATAAGAAGCTTAGGGATTCCACAAGAGTATATAGAGTTCCATGCACACAACGACCTAGGTCTTGCTGTAGCCAACCAGATCGCGGCATGGATGTATGGAGCAGCAGCAGCTAACTGTACTATATTCGGTATAGGTGAAAGATCTGGTAACTGTCCTCTAGAGATCATGACCATACATTATGCAGGTATAAAAGGATCACAAGATATCAATCTCAGAGCAATATCTAAGATACCTGAAGTTTTTGAGAAGATGGGGTATAGAGCCGTAGACCATTATCCCATACTCGGCAAAAATGCCTTTAGAACCAAAGCTGGAATACATGTTGATGGACTTATGAAGAATCCCGAGGTATATCTACCATTTGATCCTATAAAGATCTTAGGTATACCTTATTCGGTATCTATAACACCTTATGCAGGTAGATCAGCTATAGTATTATGGATGAGAAATTACCTCGGCTGTAATGGTATAAGTAAGGATGATCCCAGAGTGATTGAAACATACAATGATATTGTTGATTACTTTAATAAATCAGGAAGAACAGAACCTCTAACAGATGAAGAAGTGGAGAAATTCGTCAAGAAGCATTTTCCCGAGCTATTCAAGTAA
- a CDS encoding D-2-hydroxyacid dehydrogenase: MRALIVDKVSEKTINKLRDRAIDVDYRPGIDYKSLLEIVEQYDILVFRGRLEIDKEVIARGKRLKVLARYGIGLDNVDVDYAVSKGIAIVNAPQASCISVAELTIGLMITAARNLHLYIDGVKKGEWPKGRYGGLELYGKTIGVVGFGKIGSRVGMYAKAMGMKLLVHDVRNINLEMSVIGGKQVDLETLLKESHIISLHVPLTPQTYHMINDHALSLVRDGAIIVNTSRGEVIDSVALLKHIDRLGGVALDVLEEEPPRSPHLLELIKHPKVIVTPHIGAETIEALEKISDELIENIMEAIRWR; encoded by the coding sequence TTGCGTGCATTAATAGTTGATAAAGTATCAGAAAAAACAATAAACAAACTTAGAGATAGAGCTATAGATGTTGATTATAGACCTGGAATTGACTACAAATCTCTTCTTGAGATAGTTGAACAGTACGATATACTTGTATTCAGAGGCCGTCTCGAGATAGATAAAGAGGTTATCGCTAGAGGAAAAAGATTAAAGGTACTCGCTAGATATGGTATAGGCCTAGATAACGTTGATGTTGATTATGCGGTTAGCAAGGGTATAGCTATTGTAAATGCTCCACAAGCATCATGTATAAGTGTTGCTGAACTAACAATAGGGCTTATGATCACTGCTGCTCGGAATCTGCATCTCTATATTGATGGAGTTAAGAAAGGTGAATGGCCCAAGGGTCGTTATGGAGGCCTAGAGCTTTATGGAAAGACTATTGGCGTAGTAGGGTTTGGAAAAATAGGTAGCAGGGTTGGTATGTATGCCAAGGCTATGGGCATGAAGCTCTTAGTACATGATGTAAGGAACATCAATTTAGAGATGTCTGTTATCGGTGGAAAACAAGTGGATCTTGAAACGCTTCTTAAGGAAAGTCATATCATATCACTCCATGTACCATTAACTCCACAGACATACCATATGATTAACGATCATGCATTATCTCTAGTTAGAGACGGAGCGATAATCGTGAACACGAGCAGAGGTGAAGTCATAGATAGTGTTGCTCTCTTAAAACATATAGATAGACTTGGAGGTGTAGCTCTTGATGTTCTTGAAGAAGAACCTCCAAGATCTCCTCATCTCCTCGAGCTCATAAAACATCCCAAAGTTATAGTCACACCGCACATTGGTGCTGAAACTATTGAAGCTCTAGAGAAAATATCTGATGAACTTATCGAAAACATTATGGAGGCGATTAGATGGAGATGA
- a CDS encoding aminotransferase class V-fold PLP-dependent enzyme: MEMKFLTPGPVQLPKKVIEATARQPEFHRIDEFRKTLRRVLDNLTKVYKGIPIIAPGTGTFAVDAAIYNYIDPGEEVVAIVHGEFGERMSEAAKSRGTKVYELRYRIHPPPPDVVEDFVKKLKNVKAITVVHNETSVGVTNRYLDKLQKIAEGLGAILIVDSVSALPAEPIRHRVDVVATATQKAFMAPPGGAIIYINVEPRAKSPIPPSMSLRKFIERLDKADPPYTPPINVIYGLDAALEIILDMGIETYHELHKQKAELLYKSLKLKPVAEEPLRSYTVTAFYADKPTDIINELKKHGYVIAGGMGELKNNTIRIGVMGDISVEDLKKVIEVVNSLVDR; the protein is encoded by the coding sequence ATGGAGATGAAGTTTCTCACCCCAGGTCCTGTCCAATTACCAAAGAAGGTTATAGAAGCTACAGCAAGACAACCAGAATTCCATAGAATTGATGAATTTAGAAAAACCCTTAGAAGAGTTCTAGACAATTTAACTAAGGTCTACAAAGGAATTCCCATTATAGCACCTGGCACAGGTACATTTGCTGTAGATGCTGCCATATACAATTACATAGATCCAGGAGAAGAGGTAGTCGCTATAGTTCATGGAGAGTTTGGTGAAAGAATGTCTGAAGCAGCTAAATCCAGGGGTACAAAGGTTTATGAGCTTAGGTACCGTATACATCCACCACCACCAGATGTTGTCGAAGATTTTGTTAAGAAGCTGAAAAACGTAAAAGCCATAACAGTAGTACATAACGAGACTAGTGTGGGTGTAACCAATAGATATCTAGATAAACTACAGAAAATAGCTGAAGGATTAGGAGCAATATTAATAGTTGATAGTGTTTCAGCATTACCTGCTGAACCAATAAGACATAGAGTTGATGTAGTTGCAACAGCTACACAAAAAGCCTTTATGGCGCCTCCAGGAGGAGCCATAATCTACATTAATGTAGAGCCAAGAGCAAAATCACCTATCCCACCATCAATGAGTCTCAGAAAATTCATAGAGAGACTCGATAAAGCAGATCCCCCATACACACCACCTATAAACGTTATATATGGACTGGATGCAGCTCTAGAGATTATATTGGATATGGGGATAGAGACATACCATGAACTACATAAACAGAAAGCTGAGCTGCTATATAAATCACTTAAATTGAAACCTGTAGCAGAAGAGCCATTGAGAAGCTACACAGTAACGGCATTCTATGCTGATAAGCCCACGGATATAATTAATGAACTAAAGAAGCATGGCTATGTGATTGCTGGAGGTATGGGTGAGCTAAAGAACAATACCATAAGGATAGGAGTTATGGGAGATATAAGTGTAGAAGATCTAAAGAAAGTTATAGAGGTTGTTAATAGTCTTGTGGATCGATAA
- a CDS encoding ARMT1-like domain-containing protein → MLIVLWIDNGLCKLCLIYSRSKDMINLKKVELLDKMLIELANIIRKNYSRTYAFTYSFNIVKQLTENLDPYRDVKKELNETGRRLSVIVEKYLESVGWNLREALRISAAANIVDTSVLGYEAKNIEECIWDKPVIEEEVEVPKNIDVYIVLDNAGEAAIDLLLAKALKLNGYRVSIVVRKESYEIDILRNDIELNDIDVIETYGNLSPVLYIDKGFVIAKGIANAEAYIEGGKTPSLHLLRAKCDVIARLFKVPKNSVLIVTGETLKKAFSN, encoded by the coding sequence TTGTTAATAGTCTTGTGGATCGATAACGGTTTATGTAAACTGTGTCTAATATACTCTAGATCAAAAGACATGATAAATCTAAAGAAGGTTGAGTTACTCGATAAAATGCTGATAGAGCTGGCCAACATAATCAGGAAAAACTACAGTAGAACATATGCTTTCACTTACTCCTTTAACATAGTGAAACAGCTTACAGAAAACCTTGATCCTTATAGAGATGTCAAAAAAGAGCTAAATGAAACAGGTAGAAGGCTTTCAGTTATCGTAGAGAAATACTTGGAAAGCGTTGGGTGGAATCTTCGTGAAGCTCTAAGGATATCTGCTGCAGCAAATATTGTTGATACATCTGTTCTGGGCTACGAAGCTAAGAACATAGAGGAGTGTATATGGGATAAACCTGTTATTGAGGAAGAGGTCGAGGTTCCAAAGAATATAGATGTGTATATCGTGCTCGATAATGCAGGTGAAGCTGCTATAGATTTACTGCTCGCTAAAGCACTTAAGCTAAATGGTTATAGGGTCTCTATAGTAGTTAGAAAAGAGAGCTATGAAATAGATATTCTGCGAAATGATATCGAACTCAACGATATAGATGTTATTGAAACCTATGGAAACTTATCACCCGTACTATACATAGATAAAGGTTTTGTTATAGCCAAAGGTATAGCTAATGCTGAAGCATATATAGAGGGAGGGAAAACACCATCTCTCCATCTACTAAGAGCTAAATGCGATGTGATTGCAAGACTGTTTAAAGTGCCTAAAAATTCTGTACTCATAGTAACTGGCGAAACACTTAAGAAAGCCTTCAGCAACTAA